The following proteins are co-located in the Paroedura picta isolate Pp20150507F chromosome 18, Ppicta_v3.0, whole genome shotgun sequence genome:
- the TCF12 gene encoding transcription factor 12 isoform X6 produces the protein MYCAYPVPGMNSNPLMYYYNGKTVYAPSPSSDDFNRESPSYPSPKPPSSMFASTFFLQDGTHSASDLWSPSNGMSQAGYGGILGSSSSHVSQSGSYSSLHAHDRLSYPPHSVSPADLNTSLPPMSSFHRGSSSSSSSYAAASHTPPVNGSESSSILGNRGNAAGSSQTGDALGKALASIYSPDHTSSSFPSNPSTPVGSPSPLSGGSQWSRAGGQTPSSPGYENSLHSLQSRMEDRLDRLDDAIHVLRNHAVGPSTSLAGAHGDVHGLLGPSHNGPVSSLSSTYGASSLVTAGRLGASHREDGVSLGSSHSGLPSTVPAQSAELSHKAQDSYRALSAGLLSQSVALGPAEIKSEHKEKDGSAHDPASSDDMKSDDESSQKDLKLSSRGRTSTNEDEDLNPEQKLERERERRMANNARERLRVRDINEAFKELGRMCQLHLKSEKPQTKLLILHQAVAVILSLEQQVRERNLNPKAACLKRREEEKVSAISAEPPSTHPGSHPGLSETTNPMGHM, from the exons ATGTATTGTGCCTACCCAGTACCTGGAATGAACAGCAACCCTTTGATGTATTATTACAATGGGAAAACG GTTTACGCACCATCTCCCAGTTCTGATGACTTCAACAGAGAATCACCCAGTTATCCGTCTCCTAAGCCTCCCAGCAGTATGTTTGCAAGCACTTTCTTTTTGCAAG ACGGGACCCACAGCGCTTCTGACCTCTGGAGCCCTTCCAATGGGATGAGCCAGGCTGGCTACGGCGGGATCCTTGGAAGCTCCTCGTCTCACGTGTCGCAGTCGGGCAGTTACAGCAGCCTCCATGCGCACGACCGCTTG AGCTACCCCCCACATTCAGTCTCGCCCGCAGACCTCAACACCAGCCTCCCCCCCATGTCGAGCTTCCACCGGGGCAGTtccagcagctcctcctcctatgcGGCTGCCTCCCACACACCTCCCGTCAACGGCTCCGAGAGCAGCAGCATCCTGG ggAACAGAGGCAATGCTGCAGGAAGCTCCCAGACTGGGGATGCCTTGGGGAAAGCGCTGGCATCC ATTTATTCACCTGATCATACCAGCAGTAGTTTTCCATCCAATCCCTCGACACCAGTGGGATCCCCGTCACCTCTCAGCG GTGGGAGCCAGTGGTCGAGGGCTGGAGGACAgaccccttcttctccaggctacgAGAATTCCCTGCACTCCTTG CAGTCCCGGATGGAGGACCGCCTGGACCGACTGGACGACGCGATCCACGTGCTGCGGAACCATGCGGTGGGGCCTTCCACAAGCCTGGCCGGGGCCCACGGAGACGTGCACGGTTTGCTGGGCCCTTCCCACAATGGGCCTGTCAGCAGCCTGAGCTCCACTTACGGCGCATCCAGCCTTGTCACGGCCGGCCGGCTG ggTGCCTCTCACCGGGAAGACGGCGTGAGCCTCGGAAGCAGCCACTCTGGCCTGCCCAGCACGGTTCCTGCTCAGAGCGCAGAACTCAGCCACAAAGCACAAGACAGCTACCGAG CACTCTCAGCGGGGCTGTTGAGCCAGTCCGTCGCATTGGGCCCAGCCGAAATCAAGTCGGAGCACAAGGAGAAGGATGGAAGCGCACACGACCCTGCCTCCTCCGATGACATGAAATCTGATGACGAGTCCTCCCAGAAAGATCTCAAGCTGTCCTCCCGAGGCAGAACAAG TACGAACGAAGACGAGGACTTGAACCCGGAGCAGAAGCTggagcgggagcgggagcggAGGATGGCAAACAACGCCCGGGAGCGCTTGCGGGTCCGGGACATCAACGAGGCGTTCAAGGAGCTGGGCCGGATGTGCCAGCTGCACCTCAAGAGCGAGAAGCCGCAGACCAAGCTGCTGATCCTCCACCAGGCCGTGGCCGTCATCCTCAGCCTGGAGCAGCAAGTCAGAG AGCGGAACCTGAACCCCAAAGCAGCCTGCCTTaagagaagggaagaggagaaggtgTCTGCCATATCGGCAGAGCCACCCTCCACGCATCCAGGAAGCCATCCTGGGCTTAGTGAAACTACCAACCCTATGGGTCATATGTGA